Proteins encoded together in one Microcebus murinus isolate Inina chromosome 16, M.murinus_Inina_mat1.0, whole genome shotgun sequence window:
- the PRNP gene encoding prion protein (Kanno blood group) precursor (The RefSeq protein has 4 substitutions compared to this genomic sequence), with amino-acid sequence MANLGCWMLVVFVATWSDVGLCKKRPKPGGWNTGGSRYPGQGSPGGNRYPPQGGGGWGQPHGGGWGQPHGGGWGQPHGGGWGQPHGGGGWGQGGGSHGQWNKPSKPKTNMKHMAGAAAAGAVVGGLGGYMLGSAMSRPLMHFGNDYEDRYYRENMNRYPNQVYYKPVDQYSNQNNFVHDCVNITIKQHTVTTTTKGENFTETDVKMMERVVEQMCVTQYQKEYQAAYQRGSSMVLFSSPPVILLISFLIFLIVG; translated from the coding sequence ATGGTGAGCCTTGGCTCCTGGATGCTGGTTCTCTTTGTGGCCACATGGAGTGACGTGGGCCTCTGCAAGAAGCGACCGAAGCCGGGAGGCTGGAACACTGGGGGGAGCCGATACCCGGGGCAGGGCAGCCCTGGAGGCAACCGCTACCCACCGCAGGGTGGCGGCGGCTGGGGGCAGCCTCATGGCGGTGGCTGGGGACAGCCCCATGGGGGTGGCTGGGGACAACCCCACGGGGGCGGCTGGGGACAGCCTCATGGTGGCGGTGGTTGGGGTCAAGGAGGTGGCTCCCACGGTCAGTGGAACAAGCCCAGTAAGCCAAAAACCAACATGAAGCACATGGCAGGCGCTGCGGCGGCGGGGGCAGTGGTGGGGGGCCTTGGCGGCTACATGCTGGGGAGCGCCATGAGCAGGCCCCTCATGCATTTTGGCAATGACTATGAGGACCGTTACTATCGTGAAAACATGAACCGTTACCCCAACCAAGTGTACTACAAACCGGTGGATCAGTACAGCAACCAGAACAACTTCGTGCACGACTGCGTCAATATCACCATCAAGCAGCACAcggtcaccaccaccaccaaagggGAGAACTTCACCGAGACCGACGTCAAGATGATGGAGCGCGTGGTGGAGCAGATGTGTGTCACCCAGTACCAGAAGGAGTACCAGGCTGCCTACCAGAGAGGCTCGAGCATGGTCCTGTTTTCGTCCCCACCCGTGATCCTCCTCATCTCTTTCCTCATCTTCCTGATTGTGGGATGA
- the PRNP gene encoding prion protein (Kanno blood group) isoform X1 — protein MVSLGSWMLVLFVATWSDVGLCKKRPKPGGWNTGGSRYPGQGSPGGNRYPPQGGGGWGQPHGGGWGQPHGGGWGQPHGGGWGQPHGGGGWGQGGGSHGQWNKPSKPKTNMKHMAGAAAAGAVVGGLGGYMLGSAMSRPLMHFGNDYEDRYYRENMNRYPNQVYYKPVDQYSNQNNFVHDCVNITIKQHTVTTTTKGENFTETDVKMMERVVEQMCVTQYQKEYQAAYQRGSSMVLFSSPPVILLISFLIFLIVG, from the coding sequence ATGGTGAGCCTTGGCTCCTGGATGCTGGTTCTCTTTGTGGCCACATGGAGTGACGTGGGCCTCTGCAAGAAGCGACCGAAGCCGGGAGGCTGGAACACTGGGGGGAGCCGATACCCGGGGCAGGGCAGCCCTGGAGGCAACCGCTACCCACCGCAGGGTGGCGGCGGCTGGGGGCAGCCTCATGGCGGTGGCTGGGGACAGCCCCATGGGGGTGGCTGGGGACAACCCCACGGGGGCGGCTGGGGACAGCCTCATGGTGGCGGTGGTTGGGGTCAAGGAGGTGGCTCCCACGGTCAGTGGAACAAGCCCAGTAAGCCAAAAACCAACATGAAGCACATGGCAGGCGCTGCGGCGGCGGGGGCAGTGGTGGGGGGCCTTGGCGGCTACATGCTGGGGAGCGCCATGAGCAGGCCCCTCATGCATTTTGGCAATGACTATGAGGACCGTTACTATCGTGAAAACATGAACCGTTACCCCAACCAAGTGTACTACAAACCGGTGGATCAGTACAGCAACCAGAACAACTTCGTGCACGACTGCGTCAATATCACCATCAAGCAGCACAcggtcaccaccaccaccaaagggGAGAACTTCACCGAGACCGACGTCAAGATGATGGAGCGCGTGGTGGAGCAGATGTGTGTCACCCAGTACCAGAAGGAGTACCAGGCTGCCTACCAGAGAGGCTCGAGCATGGTCCTGTTTTCGTCCCCACCCGTGATCCTCCTCATCTCTTTCCTCATCTTCCTGATTGTGGGATGA